In a single window of the Natronosalvus caseinilyticus genome:
- a CDS encoding flavin reductase family protein, which yields MIDSSTSTDAIEIDVDEREGSLYRVLSSAVVPRPIAWVSTRSEAGVDNLAPYSFFTVASVEPPVVVFAPVDGADGPKDTPRNVRDTGEFVVNLVTEDLAEAMNDTSATLEAGDSEFEYAGLERAESTVVAPPRVADSKVALECTRRDLLDVGGSTLVLGDVRYVHLDEEVTTDGKIDVANVDAVGRLAGSWYAKTDERFSLERPP from the coding sequence CCGACGCGATCGAAATCGACGTCGACGAACGGGAGGGGTCGCTCTATCGAGTCCTCTCGAGCGCGGTCGTCCCGCGCCCGATTGCGTGGGTCAGCACCCGAAGCGAAGCCGGCGTCGACAACCTGGCCCCCTACAGCTTTTTCACCGTCGCCTCGGTCGAGCCGCCGGTCGTCGTCTTCGCACCGGTCGACGGTGCGGACGGCCCCAAGGACACGCCGCGGAACGTTCGCGACACCGGCGAGTTCGTCGTCAACCTCGTGACCGAGGACCTCGCGGAAGCGATGAACGATACCAGCGCCACCCTCGAGGCCGGCGACAGCGAGTTCGAGTACGCCGGTCTCGAGCGCGCCGAGTCGACCGTCGTCGCGCCGCCGCGAGTCGCGGATTCGAAGGTTGCCCTCGAGTGCACCCGGAGAGACCTGCTCGACGTTGGCGGGTCCACGCTCGTCCTCGGCGACGTTCGCTACGTCCACCTCGACGAGGAGGTGACGACCGATGGGAAAATCGACGTAGCAAACGTCGACGCCGTCGGACGATTGGCCGGGAGCTGGTACGCGAAGACCGACGAACGATTCTCGCTCGAGCGACCACCGTAG